The Rhodoferax ferrireducens T118 DNA segment CGCAGCTTGCCCCGGTGCCCCAAGACCAGCAGGCTGAGCTTGTGCAGTTCGGGCAAGGTAAAACCCATGGCATCGGCATTGTCCAGAATGTAGGCGCCGTGTTTGTGGTAGTCGCTGTGGGAAATGTGGCTGCCAATGTCATGCAATCGGGCCGCCCATTCGAGCTTGCGCAGCATGCGTTCAGCCAGTGGGTCCTCGGGCAGGCTTTGCGGCTTCAAAACGCTGCCTTGAAGCTGCGCCAGCAAGTGGCTGGCGACTTTGCCAACGCGCAGGCCATGTGCCGTATTGGTTCCAAATTTGGTGGCCAACCGTTGTACCGAGCGCTCGCGCACATCGGACTGGTCTTGCGTGGCGCCCATCAAGTCAAACAACAGTCCGTGCCGCAGGCCGCCCGTGGTCTGCTGCATTTGATCGATTTCCAGCAAGTCGAAAACCGCCCGCAAAACGCTCAAGCCTCCACCGATGATGGCGCGCCGGTCTTCCCGCATGCCCATCAGCCGAAGACGATCAGCGCTTTGGGCGCTGAGCAACTTGTCTTGCAGCCAGTCCAGTCCTTCGCGGCTCACGTAGCCTGTCGGCCAGCCCGCCGCGGCCAACGCATCGGCAACCGCGTTCACGGTACCCGCCGAGCCATAAGCCACGTCCCAGGCGTCACGCCGGTAGGTGTTGAGCGCCTCGTCCAGCACCGCCTTGGCCGCAATTTCCGCCATTTCAAAGGCGCGCCTGGTGAATTGGTTGTCGGCAAAATAGCGGCTCGACCAGGCAACGCTGCCAACCCGGTACGACTCCATCTGGCTGGGCTCCAGGCCCTGACCCAGAATCAGCTCGGTCGAGCGCCCGCCAATGTCAACCACCAGACGGCGCTCGTCCCCGTGCGGCAGCGCCTGGGCCACGCCCTGGTAGATCAGACGGGCTTCTTCCCGGCCCGAGATGACGTCAATCTGGAACCCCAGCAGCTTGTTGGCGGGCTTCAAAAACTCGACCCGGTTACGCGCTTCGCGCAAGGTTTGTGTCGCCACGGCGCGTACCTCGGCCGCACCAAAGCCAGCCAGACGTTCGCCAAAACGTGCCAGGCAATCCCAGCCACGCTGCATCGCCTCAGGCGTCAAATTTCGGTCAGGATCCAGGCCGTTGCCCTGGCGCACGGTTTCCTTCAAATATTCTGTGCGGAAGAACTGACCGTGTTCAATCCGTCCAATTTCAAGGCGAAAGCTGTTGGAGCCCAAATCGACAGCCGCCAGGCGCGTTCCTTCTTGCATCGGTAATCTTCCTGTGTTTGGGCGTGCAGCATAGCATTCGGGTTGGATGGCCCGGCGACGCTTGTCATTTGCTATATTTATAGTAGCTATACATGCCTATTTTACGGGGGCTGTAGCCTGATTTGTCGTATACTTATCGGTGGTCAGGCAGCGTTCGTTTCTGCCTTTCTACTCCTTGTTGGTATGTCCGTGAACCGGTCGGGCCATCGGGCGCTGCTGGCGCCAGCGTGGCGGCATAAAGCCCTTTTTGGCCGGGTGCCGGGCGGCTGAGGTCGTGAAGGCGGTGTAATAGCCGCTGTGCAAAATCAATCCAAACAACCCAATCAGGAGTCATTCGCTTGAGTACCGACGATCTGGCGGGCCTGTCGCTGGCCGCTTTTGACCAGATGGTGGACGCCACGGCGGGTTTTCGCTCCCGCCCCGGCCAGCGTGACATGGCGCAGCAGATTGCCAGTGCCTTGTCGGGCGTGACGCTGGGCGAGCATGCCGAGCCCAACAAGTCTATTGCGGTCATTCAGGCCGGCACCGGCGTGGGCAAGTCGGCGGCTTACCTGGCCACTACCGTGGCGCTGGCGCTGGCGCGCAAAACCCGGGTCGTCATTTCAACCGCCACGGTGGCGCTGCAAGAGCAACTGATGACCAAGGACTTGCCCGCGCTGGCCGCGGTGCTGGAAAGCCCTTTTGTCTTTGCGCTGGCCAAGGGGCGTGGCCGCTACGTGTGCAAGTTCAAGCTGGAGCGCCTGGCCGGTCCGGGCGGCGATGAACTGAACGAGGAGCTGTTTGGCGTGGATGAAGACACGCCACCCACGCGCGCAGCGTTTGCCGCCCAGCTGCAGGGTGTTGACCCTGAAGAGCGGCGCATGAAGCTCTATGACGCGCTGGCCACTGCCTTGAGCCAAGGCAAATGGGACGGCGACCGCGACAAGCTCGCCGAGCAGCCCGACGCGCGCGACTGGTCGGCGGTGGCGGCGGAGCGCCACAGCTGCACCGCGCGGCACTGCCCGCGTTTTCGCGACTGCAGCTACTACCAGGCGCGCACGCAACTGGCCGAAGCGAATGTCATCGTTGCCAACCATGACCTGGTGCTGGCCTCGCTCGGCATGAATGCGCTGCCCGAGCTGGAAAAATGCCTGGTGGTGTTTGACGAAGGGCACCACCTGCCCGCCGTCGCGCTGGACCAGTTTTCCAGCAGCATGGACCTATCAAGCCTGCGCTGGCTCGACAAACTGCCCAAAATCTTGCTGGAGGTGAGCGAGAAGATCAGTCGGACGCCTGATCAGGACGTCAACACCCTGGCCCAGCAGCTCAAGACCGCCTTGCTCGATGTCAGCCGCATCGCCATGGATTTGTTGCGGACCGGCGGCACTGGCTACGACGGCACCCAGCGCTTCAAGAACGGCGTGCTGCCGGTTGTCTTGCTGGAGCCGATGACGCTGATTCAGGGCCACGCCAGGGGCTTGTCCGGCGTGCTCGAAGCCCTGGGCGCCGAGCTGAAACGGCGCGCCAAGGAAGACCCGGCGCTGGCCTTGAGCAGCTCCCTGCTGTACGCCAAGCTCGGTCCGATGGCGCCCAGGCTGGGCAGTGTGCTGGCCACCAGCGGCATGCTGCTGCAACAGGGGCCGCAACCGCTGGCCAAGTGGCTCAAGTCCGACACCAGCTCGGGCCTGGTTTTTATGAGTGCCCACGCCTGCCCGATTGTGCCGGGCGAGCTGTTGCAGCAAAGCCTGTGGCGCCAGGTGCGCGGCGCCGTCATCACCTCGGCGACGCTGACGAGTTGCGGCAGTTTTGATTTTTTTCTGCAGGAAGCCGGGCTCGACAACGACGAGACGGTGTCCACGCTGGAGGTCGCCAGCCCTTTTAATTACACCGCCCAAGGTCGCTTGATCGTGGTCGAGACCGTGGCTGACCCGAAGAACGTCGAGGCCTACACACGCGAGCTGGTGGCGGAGTTGCTGCTCGATCTGAGCCAAATCGAACATGGCGCGCTGGCCCTGTTCACCTCGCGCGTGCAGATGAAAGCGGCGGTCGACGCCCTGAGCCCCACGCTGCAGGACGTGGTGCTGGTGCAGGGGCAAATGGCGCGCACCCGGCTGCTGGCCACGCATCAGGCGCGGGTGGAGGCGGGGCGGCCTTCCGTCATTTTTGGCCTGCAGTCGTTTGGCGAAGGGCTGGACTTGCCCGGGCGGCTGTGCGAAACCGTGTTGATTGCTAAATTGCCCTTCAGTCCACCGTCGGACCCGGTGGAAGAAGCGCGCTCCGAGTGGCTCAAAAGTGTCGGGCGCGACCCGTTTTCCGAACTGGTGGTGCCTGCCACCGGTATCCGGCTGCTGCAGTGGACGGGGCGGGCGATTCGCACCGAAGAAGATGTGGCGACCGTCATCTGTTATGACCGGCGCCTGCTCACCATGGCGTTTGGGCGGCGCATGCTGCAGGGCTTGCCCGCCTACGCGGTGCTGCGCCGCTCGGCGGGTGTGCTGCGGGCGATGTAGCTTGACGAGCCCTTGCCTTGCATTCGGGGCCCGCGACCGCAGTTGAGGTCAGGGCAGAGGTAAAAGTTAAGGACAGGCGTTTTGAATTGAAAGCGATGATGAATACGATTTTTGGTTTTGTTGTGCGGGTGGTGCTGCTACTGGCGGGTTTGATCTTCATGGCCAGTCTGCTGGTTGCCGCCTTGCTGGTGTTGGTGCTGTGGCTGCTGCGCGCGTTGTGGGCCAAGCTGACCGGTCAGCCGGTGCGTCCCTGGACGTTTCAGGTCAATCGGCAAGCGATGTGGCAGCACTTTTATCGCCCGCCAGCGCACGGCGCTGCGCCCCGGCGCGACGACTCCGATGTGATTGACGCGGAGGTCAAGGAAATCAAGGAAGACAAGCGGGCGGGTTCTTGAAGGGCTTGGGATTTTTTGGCGTTCTTGCCCCCACTCATACCCCCAACCCCTTTCTCGCCCCGCCGGGCGAAAAAGGGGAGCTTCATGTGGCCGCGTCTTCAAAGGCGGGAACTACATGCGCGACTGCGCGTTGGCCTCGAAGTGGTGACAACACACCTCGAAGCCATTCAATCAGTTGAAGGTCAACGTGCCATTGCGTGCCAATTTCCCACCTAAATAGACGCGGCCACATGGGGCTCCTCTTTCCGCCCCGGCGGGGGTGGAAAGAGGCGGGGGAGATAGGGGGGAATACCGCGCCGGAAAAAAGAATTGCGCTGGAAGAATTGCGCTAGTGGCTCTGTCGATGCCCAACATAAAAAAATGAAGCACTAAGAAAATCAAAGCGCATCACCCATATAGGACGGTGGCTAGAGCCCTGTTTTGTCTACAAGAAGTCAGCGCGACGGCGTTTCGGCATCGATGACGATCTCTTTCGAAAACAAGTCGATTGCCGTCTTGGCCACTTGTTGCGTGTCAAAGTAGGCGTAGGCGCTGACGCCGACTGCGCCAAGCAAGGGCACAAAGCGGCTCGCACTCTTGCCAATGATGCGTTGCGTCACCTTGACGCCCAGCAGCCGCGCGGCCGATTGAATAAACCCCAGCGACGCGGTTTGAACCACATAGCGCTCGCCCACGCGCACCACCACATCGCGAAACAACTGCACCGAGACGTGCTTGAACAGGCAGTAAATCATCTGCTCCCGGCCCAACGTGGCCTGTTTGCCATAGACCGCCGCGATGTCTGACACCAGTTGCGCTTGCAGCTTCCATACCCCCACCAGTTCTGGCAGCACCGTCAGCCAGCCCAGAAAGCCCGGCGGCAGTGCCAGCGAACCGGCCATCACACCAGCCTGGCGGGCGGCGGCGCGGCTCAGCGCGCGGGCGCGCTTTTCGGGCTGTTCAATTTCTCTTTCGCTGGAAGCGGGCACGCGCAACACCAGCCCCAGAATGGCGTCGCCGACTTTGTGGCGCAGACCGGTTGCTGGGTCGGTGGTGACTGCCACGGGCAGATCAAGCGTGGAACGTGCAGATTTGGACATGGTGCGTCATTATGTGACCCATGTTGCCTGATGGGGCACGTCATGACGTTGTTGCGCCGCTTTGCCCGCGCCCTGGCTTGGGAGCACGGCTGGCGGACAAGGCAAAATGTAATGATGAGAAACAATATGTTAGCGCCGACCCTGCGTCTATTGGGTGCCCTGATCTGCCAGCTTGGCAGCCTCGGACTGGCCATTGCGCAGACACCTGAGCCCGTCAGCGTCAGCGCCGCGAACGCCACGGCGCTGTCCGAGACCGATTTTCTGACCGAGATGCCGCTTGTGTTGTCGGTATCCAGGCTGCCGCAGCGCCTGGACGAGACGCCGGGTGCCGTGACCATCATCGACCGCGACATGATCCGGCTCTCCGGCGCACGCGACGTGGCTGACCTGCTGCGTCTGGTGCCCGGGTTCCAGACCAGTACCTCGTTTGAAACCGGCGCGCCACTGGCCAGCTACCACGGTAGTTTTGACGCCTACTCGGCACGCATGCAGGTGCTGGTGGACGGGCGCTCGGTCTACTCGCCTTATCTTTTCGGCGGTACTGCCACCGGTTTGCAAAGCGTGGCGATGGCCGATATTGAACGCATCGAGGTGCTGCGCGGCTCCAACTCCGCTGCCTACGGTGCACGCGCCATGCTGGGGGTGATCAATATTGTGACGCGCCACACGGTCGATACGCTGGGTCGGCAGGCCGCCGTGACGACCGGCGAAAACGGCATTCGCGATGCGCAGGCCAGCATTGGCTGGGGCCAGGACGGTGCCACCTTTCGCCTCGGGCTTGACCGCCGCGGTGACGACGGTCTGAGCGGGTCGAACGGCCACAACCTGATCAATCGCGTGAACCTTCGCGCTGATCTGCGCGCCAGTGCGAGGGATGAAGTTGGGCTGCGCGCGGGCGGTTTAACCATCGATTCCGGCGAAGGCTACGTGGGCAAGCCTGACAATCCACCGCACGATCGTTCTTTCGGCGCTGGCTATGCGCAACTCGACTGGCGGCGCAGTCTGGGCGCGGATGAAGATATGGCGCTGAGTTTGTCGCACACCCAAGAGTCCCTTCGGAACAGTTTTGCGTATTCGCTGCTCTCCTACAAAAATCAGGTGGCGGCGTATCCGGACGGCGGAAACGCGGCGCTGATTCAATTCAAGAATCTGGTGGCGGGTATTGATGACAGCATTGACATTGATACCAGTGGCCGCGCGAGCAGCAGCACGCTGTCCCTGCAGCACACCCTGCGCCACAGTTCTGCACTTCGGGTGGTACTGGGTGGTGAGCTCAGGCGTGAGGAGGTGGTGTCGCGGGCGCTTTACAACACCGATGCCGTCCTGCGCACCGATTACACCCGCCTGTTTGGTAACGCAGAATGGCGATTTGCCGACAACGCCCTGTTGAATGCGGGCGGCATGTACGAAAATAACAATGTCAGGGGCGACAATTTTTCGCCGCGGCTGATGGTCAACTGGCACGTCGCCCAGGGTCAGACCTTGCGTTTTGGGGTGTCGAAAGCCTATCGTTCAAACAGTACTTTCGAGCAATTTGCCGACGCGCGCTACACCTCGAATGGCGTTTTACTGAAGGTAACCGCGTTGGCCAGCGGCGCCGTCCAGCCTGAGAGTTTGCTGGTGCGCGAGTTCGGTTACCTCGGTGACTTCCCGTGGCTGCGCGCGGGCCTGGATGTACGTGTGTTTCACGAGCGGATTGCCGGTTTCGTGCGCGGGCGCAAGTCTGTTTTGCCCGCTGGCACAACCCTGTTGGCATCAGCGCCGTGGGACTATGTCAACGATGAGGATTTCACCATCAAAGGCTTTGAATACCAGTTGAAATGGCGTCCTTGGCGAGATGCCCAGTTCATTTTCAATCAAACCTATACCAACATCAATTCGATTGATACTGGTACCGTTCTGCCAGCGCCGGAAGTGGCCAGTTCTCTGACCTATCTTCAGAAATTGCCGGGCGGCGTTGATCTAAGTTTGATGCACCAGGATAGCGGCCCGGTTGTTTTGACGGGTTCATCAGGCAGTCACCTGGCGATGACCCGCACCGATTTGCGGCTGGCCCTGCCAGTGCAATTTGGTGCCACTCGGGGCGAAGTCGCCTTGGTCGTGCAAAACCTGGGCTCGCCATACCTCGATTTTGATCAGCTATTCAGGTTCCAACGCCGCGCCTTCGTGACCCTGCGGCTGGAAAACTAAGTCTGGTCCGGTCCCATGTTGGCGCGCCTGCGTTTACTGTTGCTGACGTTCTGGCTCGGCTGCCTGACGGCACCAACGGTGCAGGCCGTCACGGTCGTGATCGTCAGCAGTGAACGCAGCCCGGCTTATGCGCAGGCGGCTGACACCTTGGTGCGCGAACTTGAGCGCACAGGCTGGTCGCGCCACGACATGCTGCAGCTCACAGCCGCCGAGTTGGCTGGCGCCGGTGTGTTGACGCCCAAGCTGTTTGTGGCACTGGGTGCCCAAGCCGCCAATGCATTGGCACTGGCGCCATTGACTACGCCGGTGCTGTGCGCGCTGCTGCCGCGCAGCAGTTTTGAGCGGGTCTTGCGCAGCAGTGGGCGCAAGGCGTCGAGCCAGTTCTCGGCGCTCTATCTGGATCAGCCCCTGAGCCGACAACTGGGGCTGATTCAGTTGGCCTTGCCCGAGGCGCGCCGCATTGGCGTGCTGTGGGGGCCCGAGTCGAAAACGCAGGCGCCCACTTTGAGAGCGCTCGCGCAGGCCAGGGGCTTGAGCCTGCTGGAGGCGGACGTCGGGCAGGGTGAATTGCTTTTTCCGGGCCTCAAGGCCGCGCTGGAAGGCGCCGATGTGTTGTTGGCGCTGGCCGATCCGCAGGTCTTCAACAGCAGCAGCATTCAAAATGTCCTGCTGACTTCGTTCCGGGCGGGTGTGCCTCTGGTGGCTTTTTCACCCGCCTATGTACGGGCTGGCGCCCTGCTGGCCCTGCATGTCACGCCTGAGCAAATCGGTCAGCAAGCGGCCCTCATTGCCGGTGGCGTCTTGCAGGGCAAGACCTTGTCGGCCACGCCGCTGTATTCGCAGGACTTCAGCGTTGACGTCAATGAGCATGTGGCCCGTTCGCTCGGACTGAGGCTCGACGCTGCTGTTTTGCGCACACTGTTGCGCCAGCGGGAGGCGGCACCATGAAACTGGGCGGTATCCGTCACCGGATGTTGTTGGCCGCGGTGTTGCCGGTGGCCTTGATTGCCGTCTTGCTGGCAGCGGTGTTTCTGTTCACCCGCTTCGATGACATCAATGCGGCGCACCGCCAGCGCGCCCGGTCCCTGGCCCGCCAACTCGCCACGGCCAGTGAATATGGCCTGTTTTCAGACAACGTCAGCCAGTTGCGAACCCTGGCCGGTGGCGCGCTGCGCGAGGCTGACGTGCGCTCGGTCGCCATTGTGAACGCGCAGGGCAAGGTGTTGGCGCACGCGGGCAAGCCCAGCTATCAGACACAGCCGTTGCTGGATCGGCAGGAACGTGAACAGTATGAGCCCGGCGCCGATCTGGACTTGTTGCTGCAGCCGGTTGCGGCCACCCAGGTACCACTGGACGACCTGTATCAAGCGCAGTTCGACACCGCCGGCGGCGCCGGTCAAGCCATGCCGGCGCCGCTCCTGCTCGGCCATGTGTTGATCGAGTTTTCACGCGAGTCGCTGAACCAGAGAGCGCGCCAGATGCTGTTGGCGGGCATTGCCATCACCCTGGGCGGCCTGTTGTTCGGCGCCTTGCTGGCGGCGCGCTTGGGCCGTGGGGTGATTCGGCCCATTGCGCGGGTCTCCCGACTGATTGAACGCATCGGTGCTGGCGAACTGTCGGCGCGCGCCGAGGTCTTGCCGGGTGACCCCTTGCGTGAGGTGCAGCAGGGCCTCAACGTGATGGCGCAACGGCTGGAGTCCGGCCGGGATGAGCTGGAGCAGCGGATTGCCACGGCGACGCAGGCCTTGCGCGAGAAAAAAGAAGAGGCCGAGACCGCCACGCGGGCCAAGTCGCGCTTTCTGGCCGCGGCGAGTCATGACTTGCGCCAACCGATGCACGCGCTGGGCCTGTTTGTCGCCCGACTGGCACAGTTGCCGCACGATGCGCCGACGACGCATTTGATCGGCAACCTGGATGCGTCGGTGCAGGCGCTGCAGGAGCTGCTGGATGGCTTGCTCGATGTCTCAAGGCTGGAGGCGCAGGCGGTGCAGGTGCAGTTGCGCCCCTTCCCGCTGGCCGATCTGTTTGAGCAATTGCGGGCCAGTCTGGCGTTGACCGCCCAGCAAAAGGGTTTGCGTTTGCGCGTGCGCCCGACGCAGGTTTGGGTGCTGAGCGACTCAGCCCTGCTGCACCGTGTTCTGCTCAATCTGCTGAGTAATGCCTTGCGCTACACGCAGACTGGGGGCGTATTGCTGGCGTGTCGATCTGGCGCTGACGGCCAGCACGTCCGCATTGAGGTGTGGGACAGTGGTATTGGCATCGCGCCAGAGCATCAGTCGGCGGTGTTCAAGGAGTTTTACCAAATTGGCAACAGCGAGCGTGACCGCAACAAGGGCCAGGGACTGGGGCTCAGCATTGTGGAGCGCAGTGCGCAACTGCTCGGCTACCCCTTGCAAATGCACTCCAGTTTGGGCCGTGGCACGCGCTTTAGCCTGTGCGTGCCAGTGGCGCCGCCCGGCGTTGCCCTTGAGCGGCGCAGTCCGCTGCGACCGCGCAACTTTGAAGACATTGCCGGCCTGCGGGTGCTGGTGATTGAGGACGATCAACTGGTGCGGGAGGCGCTGGTGAGCTTGTTGGATTCGTGGCGGGTCGAGGTGGCCGTAGCAGAGGGCTTGGCCATGGCGTTGGCGCTGCTCAAAAGCGGCGTTGCGCCCGAGGTGATCGTGGCCGACTACCGTTTGCGTGATGGCGAAAACGGCATTGAGGTCATTCACCAGCTGCGTGCTGCTGCCGGCCAGCCGATACCGGCCTGCCTGATCAGCGGTGATACTGACGCCACTCTGATGCAGGCGGCTGCGCTCGCATCGCTCACCCTGTTGCAAAAACCGGTGCGTCCGGCCAAGCTGCGCAGCTTGCTGCGGCGTTTGACCCGGTCGGTTCAAGCTGACGGCGGGGAGGCGGTGTAGCCCTGGCGGCTGGCAGCCAGCACCAGCTGGGTGCGGCTTTTGACGTCAAAAGCGCGCAGCAGGGCGGTTACATGGTTCTTGGTGGTGTCGTCGGTCAGCGCCAGCGCTTCACTGATTTCCTTGTTGGAGCGGCCGTCCAGCAGCAGGGCCAGGACCTCGGCCTGGCGCGGCGTGACTTGGGGCGCCGACTTGCCCGGGGAGGCGCCTGGCGTGAGCAGGTCCATGGGCACATAAACCTCGCCCGCCAGCACCAGGCACACGGCAGCCAGCAAGTCGGCGCTATGGCCGTTCTTGGACAGAAAACCGGCCGCGCCGCTGGCCAGCGCCTTGCGCACCATCTGCGGATTGGCCATGCCCGAGAGCATGAGGATGGGGAGCTCGGGATGCGCCTGGCCCAGCACCTTGAGTGCTTCCAGGCCGTTCATGCCGGGCAGGTCGTAGTCGAGCAGCACCAGATCAAGCTCAGGATGCAGGGCGGCCAGTTCAAAAGCACGCTCGCAGTCAGGAGCCTCCAGCACCTCAACCGGTTCGTTCAGCCCCTGCAGAACCTGGTGCAAGCCTTCGCGCACCAGGGCATGGTCATCGACAACGAGGATTTTCAGGCGATTCATTTTTTTTGTTCGAGTATGCACCCGTCTGATGCCGGCAAAACGTGCGCTGGGTCAAGACCTGGGAAAAGGAGCACGGATTCGCGGCGGTCAGTCCCGCAAATTAGAATGAACCATGTTTATCCACCTTCGTTTGCACACTGAATTTTCCGTCGTTGACGGCACCAACCGTATTGGCGACAGCGTCAAGGCCGCGGCCGCTGATGGCCAGCCGGCTTTGGCCATTACCGACCTGAGCAATCTGTTTGGCGCCATCAAGTTTTACAAGGCGGCGCGCAAGTGCGGCGTCAAGCCGCTGATTGGCGCCGAAATCTGGCTCGAAGGGCTGGGCCAGGATGCCAGCGCGCTGTCGCGGCTGCTGCTGCTGGTGCAAAACAAGCAGGGTTACCTCAATTTGTCGGAGTTGCTGGCGCGCGCCTGGACGCAGCAGGGCAACAAGGCGCAGGCCAGCGTCAAGCTGGACTGGCTGAAAGAGCTGGGCGAGGGCTTGATCGTCTTGTCCGGCGCCCAGGCCGGGCCGGTGGGGCAGGCGCTGCTGCAGGGCGATGTGGCGCGCGCGCTGGACGCTGCACTGCAGTTGGCGGGCGTATTTACCCATCGGTTTTACCTGGAGTTGCAGCGCGCCGGTCGCCCCGACGATGAGGCGCATGTCGTGGCCACGGTGCAATTGGCCGCGCGCGCTGGTTTGCCGGTGGTGGCGACGCACCCGATTCAGTTTGCCGGGCCGGATGATTTTGAAGCGCATGAGGCGCGCGTGTGTATTGCCGACGGTGAAATTTTGAGCAACCCACGCCGGGTGCGCCGCTTCACGCGCGAGCAGTATTTCAAGTCCAGCGCGCAGATGCAGGCGCTGTTTGCCGACGTGCCTTCGGCACTCGCCAACACGCTGGAGATTGCCAGGCGTTGCAACCTGACCCTGGTGCTGGACAAACCGCAGCTGCCTGACTTTCCGACGCCCGAGGTCAACGGCCAGCGCATGACGCCGGATGATTACTTTCGCTATGCCTCGCACGAGGGCCTGAAAGAGCGCATGGCCCATCTGTACCCGGATGCGGCGCAGCGCGGCCAAGAGATGCCGCGCTACCTGGCACGGCTTGAATTTGAGCTCAATACCATCGTGAAGATGGGTTTTCCGGGCTATTTTTTGATTGTGGGCGACTTCATCAACTGGGCCAAAAACAACGGTTGCCCGGTCGGGCCGGGACGGGGCTCCGGCGCGGGGTCGCTGGTGGCCTACTCGCTCAAAATCACCGACCTGGACCCCTTGCGCTACAACCTGCTGTTTGAGCGCTTTTTGAACCCGGAACGGGTTTCGATGCCCGACTTTGACATCGACTTTTGTCAGACCAACCGCAACCTGGTGATTGACTACGTCAAGAGCAAATACGGCAAGGACGCCGTCAGCCAGATCGTCACTTTCGGCACCATGGCCGCGCGCGCTGCGGTGCGCGACGTGGGACGTGTGCTGGACATGAGCTACACCTTTTGCGATGGCATCAGCAAGCTGATCCCGAACAAGCCGGGCGTCAGCGTGAGCCTGCAGTTGCCGCCACCGGATCGAAAGAAAGACGACAAAACCGTCTATGCCGTCGAGGCCGAGCCGCTGCTGGCTGAGCGCGAGGCCAAGGAAGAAGACGTCAAGACCCTGCTGGAACTGGCGCGCAAGTTAGAGGGCTTGACGCGCAACGTCGGCATGCACGCCGGCGGTGTGCTGATCGCACCGGGCAAGCTGACCGACTTTTGTCCGCTTTATCAGCAGCCCGGTAGTGACTCGGCGGTGAGTCAGTTTGACAAATACGACGTGGAAGCCATTGGCCTGGTCAAGTTCGACTTTTTGGGCCTGGCCACACTCACCATTCTGGAGATTGCGCGCGACTTCATCATCGAGCGTCACCGGGGCCAGGAAAACTTTGCCTTTGAGAACCTGCCGCTGGACGACATGCGGGTCTACAAGCTGTTTCAGGAGGGCAAGACCGAGGCCGTGTTCCAGTTTGAATCGCGCGGCATGCAGGGCATGTTGAAAGACGCCAAGCCGACCCGCCTGGAAGACCTGATTGCGCTCAACGCCCTGTACCGGCCCGGCCCGATGGACCTGATCCCCAGCTTTGTGGCGCGCAAGCATGGCCGCGAGGTGGTCGAGTACCCGCACCCGCTGGTGGCCGAGATGCTGAGCGAGACCTACGGCATCATGGTCTACCAGGAGCAGGTGATGCAGACGGCACAGATTCTGGGCGGCTATTCGCTCGGTGGCGCTGACATGCTGCGCCGCGCCATGGGCAAGAAAGACGCCGATGAAATGGCCCGCCAGCGCCAGATCTTCCGCGACGGTGCGGCCAAAAACAACATCAATCAAGCCAAGGCCGACGAGGTATTTGACTTGATGGAAAAATTTGCCGGCTATGGCTTCAACAAGTCGCACGCGGCCGCCTATTCACTGTTGGCCTACCACACGGCATGGCTCAAGGTGCACTACACGGCCGAGTTCTTTTGCGCCAACATGACGGTGGAAATGGACGACACCGACAAGCTCAAGGTCTTGTACGAAGACGCTTTGAAAATGGGCTTGACGTTTGAGCCGCCCGATGTGAACCGGGGTGGCAGCCGCTTTGAGCCGATCTCCGACAAGGTCATTCGCTATGGCCTGAGCGCCATCAAGGGCAGTGGCCAGCAAGCGATTGAGGCGATTGTGGCGGCGCGCGAAGGCCGTGGTGTCGGGCCCTCGGGCGATGTGGCGGGGCCGTTCAAAAGTCTGTTCGATTTTTGCGTGCGGGTGGACCGTTCGCGCGTCAACAAGCGCACGGTCGAGGCGCTGATCAAGGCCGGTGCGTTTGATG contains these protein-coding regions:
- the dinG gene encoding ATP-dependent DNA helicase DinG — protein: MSTDDLAGLSLAAFDQMVDATAGFRSRPGQRDMAQQIASALSGVTLGEHAEPNKSIAVIQAGTGVGKSAAYLATTVALALARKTRVVISTATVALQEQLMTKDLPALAAVLESPFVFALAKGRGRYVCKFKLERLAGPGGDELNEELFGVDEDTPPTRAAFAAQLQGVDPEERRMKLYDALATALSQGKWDGDRDKLAEQPDARDWSAVAAERHSCTARHCPRFRDCSYYQARTQLAEANVIVANHDLVLASLGMNALPELEKCLVVFDEGHHLPAVALDQFSSSMDLSSLRWLDKLPKILLEVSEKISRTPDQDVNTLAQQLKTALLDVSRIAMDLLRTGGTGYDGTQRFKNGVLPVVLLEPMTLIQGHARGLSGVLEALGAELKRRAKEDPALALSSSLLYAKLGPMAPRLGSVLATSGMLLQQGPQPLAKWLKSDTSSGLVFMSAHACPIVPGELLQQSLWRQVRGAVITSATLTSCGSFDFFLQEAGLDNDETVSTLEVASPFNYTAQGRLIVVETVADPKNVEAYTRELVAELLLDLSQIEHGALALFTSRVQMKAAVDALSPTLQDVVLVQGQMARTRLLATHQARVEAGRPSVIFGLQSFGEGLDLPGRLCETVLIAKLPFSPPSDPVEEARSEWLKSVGRDPFSELVVPATGIRLLQWTGRAIRTEEDVATVICYDRRLLTMAFGRRMLQGLPAYAVLRRSAGVLRAM
- a CDS encoding Ppx/GppA phosphatase family protein, giving the protein MQEGTRLAAVDLGSNSFRLEIGRIEHGQFFRTEYLKETVRQGNGLDPDRNLTPEAMQRGWDCLARFGERLAGFGAAEVRAVATQTLREARNRVEFLKPANKLLGFQIDVISGREEARLIYQGVAQALPHGDERRLVVDIGGRSTELILGQGLEPSQMESYRVGSVAWSSRYFADNQFTRRAFEMAEIAAKAVLDEALNTYRRDAWDVAYGSAGTVNAVADALAAAGWPTGYVSREGLDWLQDKLLSAQSADRLRLMGMREDRRAIIGGGLSVLRAVFDLLEIDQMQQTTGGLRHGLLFDLMGATQDQSDVRERSVQRLATKFGTNTAHGLRVGKVASHLLAQLQGSVLKPQSLPEDPLAERMLRKLEWAARLHDIGSHISHSDYHKHGAYILDNADAMGFTLPELHKLSLLVLGHRGKLRKLDVDFEDELFVQQLLCLRLAVILCHARRDPDLGGLTLTRTGRANSFSLDWRAGWAQAFPQSAHLLREEVLAWQKTPWSLTLSNG
- a CDS encoding TonB-dependent receptor plug domain-containing protein, producing MLAPTLRLLGALICQLGSLGLAIAQTPEPVSVSAANATALSETDFLTEMPLVLSVSRLPQRLDETPGAVTIIDRDMIRLSGARDVADLLRLVPGFQTSTSFETGAPLASYHGSFDAYSARMQVLVDGRSVYSPYLFGGTATGLQSVAMADIERIEVLRGSNSAAYGARAMLGVINIVTRHTVDTLGRQAAVTTGENGIRDAQASIGWGQDGATFRLGLDRRGDDGLSGSNGHNLINRVNLRADLRASARDEVGLRAGGLTIDSGEGYVGKPDNPPHDRSFGAGYAQLDWRRSLGADEDMALSLSHTQESLRNSFAYSLLSYKNQVAAYPDGGNAALIQFKNLVAGIDDSIDIDTSGRASSSTLSLQHTLRHSSALRVVLGGELRREEVVSRALYNTDAVLRTDYTRLFGNAEWRFADNALLNAGGMYENNNVRGDNFSPRLMVNWHVAQGQTLRFGVSKAYRSNSTFEQFADARYTSNGVLLKVTALASGAVQPESLLVREFGYLGDFPWLRAGLDVRVFHERIAGFVRGRKSVLPAGTTLLASAPWDYVNDEDFTIKGFEYQLKWRPWRDAQFIFNQTYTNINSIDTGTVLPAPEVASSLTYLQKLPGGVDLSLMHQDSGPVVLTGSSGSHLAMTRTDLRLALPVQFGATRGEVALVVQNLGSPYLDFDQLFRFQRRAFVTLRLEN